In a single window of the Trichoderma breve strain T069 chromosome 6, whole genome shotgun sequence genome:
- a CDS encoding sterol-sensing domain of SREBP cleavage-activation domain-containing protein — protein sequence MIWYLLYPLRGTTEAPVLSASHPLRRVLTRYGRYASRYAISTLLISAAIAAFLIYPLPFIYTSHVINGASPLPRHVWTAAQPLPYDNAASPDIVMRSIWVHSSYMQALSPDILLSALDLQDALLGDTKDFGPSRSFGLLPPSDSESPLTPAQRDALHIVNGLTNQSWILQSPLLYWNCSRDRILADEDILATVNDKKNHTTPANITLRHSIVFSGKRFEDRRLLAADALVITLLYRTDSPVGRQWEAVARSLPVKMGDKWDIYPPSGNVSASQLYEFQFRPMSVQDSIILALAYTLSLVYFLQQVSKVRAVKSKLGLIATVVMQIIMSIAASFTICGVFKIDLSGIPRAAYPLVILSMSLEHILRLMDAVVRTPSGENTSSRIGSAFGETAPTALVSTVQNFLILLGLSYAVTPSVSAFCIFAAIAIVLDFFFLSSFFISVLSVDVRRMELGDALAREAMRRKLKARRPREHPSWAKRMLEGKIALSTRIAGTVVMISFVIIAQSHFFGGGDISQRLAHLYNGQDLEPNMSSLKTSHLEDIHQARTPTSWLRLQDHDAAREIIRLIKPSAYSYIARVYEPLVFVKKGSNRVPMMKEPALLPAIYDFAHHQLRTFVFIDIVVVALLRLLVSYLLPEDETKAEELQDSSDQSNLCVKTLSGGHTLDIAMLAYSPRGYLLSVGLDRMIRLWDVNHRNKGPVSNLEREILVKFPVLAVAMSEDSDWLAILSSDTVIFWNITTHVHGSSVAVETYNQKPESFFLEPTASSDIPRAVILATIQGSPL from the exons ATGATCTGGTACCTGCTCTATCCACTGCGAGG AACAACAGAGGCCCCGGTCCTCTCAGCGTCTCACCCGCTTCGAAGAGTCCTCACTCGCTATGGCCGCTATGCCTCTCGCTATGCAATCAGCACGCTGCTCATCTCTGCCGCCATAGCGGCCTTTCTGATCTATCCGCTGCCCTTCATCTACACCAGCCATGTCATCAACGGCGCCTCACCCCTCCCTCGCCATGTCTGGACCGCCGCTCAGCCGCTTCCGTATGACAACGCAGCCAGTCCCGACATTGTCATGCGCTCCATCTGGGTTCATTCGAGCTACATGCAAGCACTAAGTCCCGATATTCTCCTATCGGCCCTTGACTTGCAGGATGCGCTTCTAGGCGACACCAAAGACTTTGGTCCCAGCAGATCCTTTGGTCTGCTCCCTCCCAGTGACTCCGAATCCCCCCTGACTCCAGCACAGCGGGATGCCCTCCACATCGTCAATGGTCTGACCAACCAGTCGTGGATACTCCAATCGCCGTTACTGTACTGGAACTGCTCCCGTGATCGCATCCTGGCCGACGAGGATATCTTGGCCACAGTCAATGACAAGAAGAACCACACTACTCCAGCAAATATCACTCTACGACATTCCATTGTTTTTAGTGGGAAGCGATTTGAGGACCGCCGCTTATTGGCCGCTGATGCTCTCGTCATCACGTTGCTGTATCGAACAGACTCCCCCGTTGGTCGCCAGTGGGAGGCTGTAGCACGATCGTTACCAGTCAAGATGGGCGATAAGTGGGATATATATCCTCCGAGTGGCAATGTGTCGGCCAGCCAACTCTACGAATTTCAATTCAGGCCCATGTCAGTGCAGGATTCCATCATTCTAGCCCTGGCGTATACGCTGTCCTTGGTGTACTTTCTCCAGCAAGTGTCCAAGGTTCGCGCTGTCAAGTCTAAACTGGGTCTGATAGCCACCGTCGTGATGCAGATTATCATGTCAATTGCCGCAAGCTTCACAATTTGCGGCGTCTTCAAAATCGACCTGTCTGGCATCCCTCGAGCCGCATATCCTCTCGTCATATTATCCATGAGCTTGGAGCATATCCTTCGCCTAATGGACGCCGTAGTCCGCACTCCCTCTGGAGAAAACACAAGTAGCAGGATAGGGTCTGCTTTTGGGGAGACTGCGCCTACTGCCCTGGTTAGCACTGTCCAAAACTTTTTGATTCTCCTCGGCTTATCCTATGCCGTCACCCCAAGCGTATCCGCATTTTGCATCTTTGCGGCAATTGCCATTGTGCtcgactttttcttcttgtccagcttcttcatctccgttCTTAGTGTTGATGTGCGGCGAATGGAGCTTGGGGATGCTCTCGCCAGAGAGGCCATGCGTCGCAAACTAAAAGCACGTCGCCCTCGGGAACACCCATCCTGGGCGAAGCGTATGCTTGAAGGCAAAATTGCATTATCAACACGCATTGCGGGAACAGTCGTCATGATAagcttcgtcatcatcgcgCAGTCTCACTTTTTCGGTGGCGGCGATATTTCCCAGAGGCTGGCTCACTTATACAATGGCCAGGATTTGGAACCCAACATGTCATCGCTCAAGACGTCCCATCTGGAGGATATCCACCAAGCAAGAACTCCCACGTCTTGGCTGCGACTTCAAGATCATGATGCCGCCCGTGAAATAATCCGCCTCATAAAACCTTCAGCCTACAGCTACATAGCTAGAGTCTATGAGCCTTTAGTGTTTGTAAAAAAGGGATCTAACCGAGTGCCGATGATGAAAGAGCCTGCGCTACTCCCAGCGATATATGACTTTGCGCATCACCAGCTGCGTACATTCGTCTTTATCGACATTGTTGTGGTTGCCTTGCTGCGTCTTCTGGTAAGCTACCTACTGCCGGAAGACGAGACCAAGGCGGAAGAGCTGCAGGACTCGAGTGACCAATCCAACTTGTGTGTGAAAACGCTCTCCGGGGGACACACACTCGATATAGCTATGCTCGCCTACTCACCAAGAGGCTACCTTCTATCTGTTGGTCTAGACCGTATGATTCGCCTGTGGGACGTTAACCATAGGAATAAAGGCCCAGTCTCTAACCTGGAAAGGGAAATCCTGGTGAAATTTCCCGTGCTTGCAGTTGCCATGAGTGAAGACTCGGATTGGCTGGCGATCTTATCATCCGACACGGTCATCTTTTGGAATATTACAACCCATGTCCACGGCTCTTCCGTGGCCGTAGAGACCTACAACCAGAAGCCAGAGTCCTTCTTTCTGGAACCAACCGCATCATCAGATATTCCAAGAGCAGTCATA TTGGCAACCATCCAAGGGTCTCCCTTGTAG